A genomic stretch from Telmatocola sphagniphila includes:
- a CDS encoding site-2 protease family protein — protein sequence MREPMNWSLPLFRVFGISVNVHVFYIVMTLGLLLRACSQSPDRWLDFLLVSVVMLFVIILMHEFGHCFAARYVKGEADEILMWPLGGLAFCRPPMTPLAHFITAIGGPLVNFVFCLIAGTALLIGGFTAPMNPIRTLSAYDPLLYNFHDGRTYTTANVPVLVRSDTEREVNPVAYNFYPNGKIQVKNRLSDREWVDAKYLTTEPLPTWALWTARFFWLNLFLFCFNVFLPAFPLDGGRILQTIVWGRSDYEKGTLIACYAGQIVGMAMIILSIWLDYPISLLAIFIWYCSYMEMKKIYQPEGDGIYDTSKGYLAFEEGDVPVRRAPKQSFIKRWLQARAAKRIQREIEEQQADDARMDQLLEKLHRVGGRTGLTAEENRFLDRMAQRLRKKDE from the coding sequence ATGCGGGAACCGATGAATTGGTCGTTACCGCTGTTCCGCGTATTTGGGATCAGTGTCAACGTCCATGTCTTTTACATTGTCATGACGCTCGGCCTGCTCCTGCGCGCCTGCTCCCAGTCTCCTGATCGCTGGCTCGATTTTCTGCTCGTCTCCGTCGTCATGTTGTTCGTGATCATCCTGATGCACGAATTCGGACACTGCTTCGCCGCCCGTTACGTTAAAGGGGAAGCGGATGAAATTCTGATGTGGCCTCTGGGCGGGCTGGCGTTCTGCCGTCCCCCGATGACCCCGTTGGCCCATTTCATCACGGCTATCGGCGGGCCGCTGGTAAATTTTGTCTTTTGCTTGATCGCCGGTACCGCATTGCTGATTGGCGGCTTCACCGCGCCGATGAATCCCATCCGAACGCTCTCCGCCTACGATCCGCTGCTTTACAACTTCCACGATGGCCGGACTTACACCACGGCCAATGTTCCGGTTCTGGTGCGCAGCGATACCGAACGGGAAGTGAACCCCGTGGCCTACAATTTTTACCCGAACGGCAAAATCCAAGTCAAGAACCGGCTGAGTGACCGCGAATGGGTCGACGCGAAATATCTGACTACCGAGCCACTGCCAACCTGGGCTTTGTGGACGGCCAGATTCTTCTGGTTAAACCTTTTCCTGTTCTGCTTCAACGTCTTTTTGCCGGCTTTCCCTCTAGACGGTGGCCGTATTCTGCAAACGATCGTCTGGGGGAGATCGGATTACGAAAAAGGAACGCTCATTGCCTGCTATGCGGGTCAAATCGTGGGCATGGCGATGATCATTCTTTCCATCTGGCTGGATTACCCGATCTCGCTCCTGGCGATTTTCATCTGGTACTGCAGCTACATGGAGATGAAGAAGATTTATCAGCCCGAGGGCGACGGCATCTACGACACCTCCAAGGGCTATCTGGCCTTCGAGGAAGGGGATGTGCCCGTCCGCCGTGCTCCCAAGCAAAGCTTCATTAAGCGCTGGTTGCAGGCCCGGGCCGCGAAGCGGATTCAACGGGAGATTGAAGAGCAGCAGGCGGATGATGCCCGCATGGATCAGCTTCTGGAAAAACTGCATCGCGTTGGCGGCCGTACGGGTTTAACCGCTGAGGAAAACCGCTTTTTGGATCGCATGGCCCAACGCCTCCGCAAGAAGGACGAGTAG
- a CDS encoding MoaD/ThiS family protein, which translates to MSVKVQIPPPMREATGGLSDVETSGGTIEAVLKDLIVKHPAIGPKLFKEGKLQMHVNIYLNDEDIRFLDDLQSPVKEGDLVALIPAVAGG; encoded by the coding sequence ATGTCTGTGAAAGTCCAGATCCCCCCGCCGATGCGAGAAGCCACCGGCGGGCTGTCCGATGTGGAAACCAGCGGCGGCACCATTGAGGCCGTTCTCAAAGACCTGATCGTCAAGCATCCGGCGATCGGTCCGAAGCTCTTCAAAGAGGGCAAGCTTCAGATGCATGTGAATATCTATCTGAACGATGAAGATATTCGCTTTCTGGACGACTTGCAAAGCCCGGTGAAGGAGGGCGACCTCGTCGCTTTGATCCCTGCCGTCGCGGGCGGCTGA
- a CDS encoding PepSY-like domain-containing protein: MRTFKLSLVAVLAILLQVAGLQADDDKIPLDKLPKAVLEAVKAKYKGAELVEASKEVEKNVTSYEVIIKFKGEKLEVTLTSDGKIEAVEREMEAKDLPKAVSDSIKAKYDGYTISKVEEVTKGETVTYEILVKKGDKKVELTIGKDGKITEAKEEK, translated from the coding sequence ATGCGTACATTCAAACTCAGTCTGGTAGCCGTGCTGGCCATCCTCCTGCAAGTCGCAGGCTTGCAGGCCGACGATGACAAAATTCCCCTCGACAAGCTGCCCAAAGCCGTGTTGGAAGCGGTGAAAGCGAAGTACAAGGGCGCGGAACTGGTGGAAGCTTCCAAGGAAGTTGAGAAAAATGTGACCAGTTATGAAGTGATCATCAAATTCAAGGGCGAAAAGCTGGAAGTGACCCTGACCTCCGATGGTAAAATCGAAGCCGTGGAACGGGAAATGGAAGCCAAGGATCTCCCGAAAGCTGTTTCGGACAGCATCAAAGCCAAGTACGACGGCTACACGATCAGCAAAGTGGAAGAAGTCACCAAGGGAGAGACCGTCACTTACGAAATCCTCGTCAAGAAGGGCGATAAGAAAGTGGAACTGACCATCGGCAAGGATGGCAAAATTACCGAAGCCAAAGAAGAAAAGTAG
- a CDS encoding response regulator transcription factor encodes MRILIVEDDPGIAEFLQIGLRDEGFVVEHAPDGAEGWYRLRHEKWDVVILDWALPKMTGLEILKNYREESGTTPILFLTARDTVADRVTGLNQGADDYLCKPFSFEELLARVLALSRRHERQAKPVLQFEDLTLDPRTHYAERAGKRLVLTTKEYSLLAYFLRHVGEVLTRTRIYEQVWDDRYDGVSNSLEVHIAELRRKLEAHGPRILFTVRGRGYYLGKADSGG; translated from the coding sequence ATGCGAATACTGATCGTGGAAGACGATCCGGGGATTGCAGAGTTTCTGCAAATCGGCCTGCGCGATGAAGGCTTCGTCGTGGAGCATGCTCCCGACGGAGCCGAAGGCTGGTACCGGCTGCGCCACGAAAAATGGGATGTCGTGATCCTCGACTGGGCTCTTCCCAAGATGACCGGGCTGGAGATTCTCAAAAACTACCGCGAAGAAAGTGGTACCACTCCGATTCTGTTCCTGACGGCCCGCGACACCGTGGCCGACCGGGTGACCGGTCTAAATCAGGGGGCCGACGATTACCTTTGCAAGCCCTTTTCCTTCGAAGAATTGCTGGCCCGTGTCCTGGCCCTGAGCCGACGCCACGAACGGCAGGCCAAACCGGTCCTGCAGTTCGAAGATTTAACGCTCGATCCGCGCACCCACTACGCCGAACGGGCGGGGAAACGGTTGGTGCTGACGACCAAGGAATATTCCCTGCTCGCTTATTTCCTCCGGCATGTCGGCGAAGTGTTGACACGCACCCGAATCTACGAACAAGTCTGGGACGACCGCTACGACGGCGTTTCGAACTCGCTGGAAGTCCACATCGCTGAACTGCGTCGCAAGCTGGAAGCGCACGGTCCGCGCATTCTCTTCACCGTACGCGGCCGCGGCTACTACCTCGGAAAAGCGGATTCCGGGGGCTAG
- a CDS encoding bile acid:sodium symporter family protein: protein MIPLSLRKFKLAEFVHHHFLHLLILSYVLAAFFPALGSWIRTQKLGHAWLGEQHIPLSLTSTLLALLLFNAGLGLRVDQIARLVYAPHVLVLGLLANLFVPLLFLTLISLSMSDWHNPSEVQCILLGLALVASMPIAGSSAAWTQSADGDLALGLGLILGSTLLSPITTPISLYFTRPMAEGEYLDLLNSFCGSETMLFMLTFVLLPTLLGISVRMLAGAARLANVLPRLKLLNTAILLTLCYSNAAISLPQTIAEPDWDFLLITLLFVCGMCGIGFGTGYGLSRLLKSPREQRLALMYGLGMSNNGTALVIASMTVSSHPRVLLPVIFYNLVQHLFAGWVLQANEAPEESAGK, encoded by the coding sequence GTGATCCCGTTATCTCTCAGGAAGTTTAAGCTTGCGGAATTCGTGCACCATCACTTTCTGCATTTGCTGATACTCAGTTATGTTCTTGCCGCCTTTTTCCCTGCCCTGGGAAGTTGGATTCGCACGCAGAAACTCGGCCATGCCTGGCTCGGCGAGCAACATATTCCGCTGTCGTTGACCTCGACGCTCCTGGCTCTGTTGCTCTTCAACGCGGGCCTGGGACTTCGAGTCGATCAAATAGCCCGGCTGGTCTATGCGCCGCACGTTCTGGTGCTGGGCCTGCTGGCCAATTTGTTTGTGCCCTTACTCTTTTTGACCCTGATCTCGCTTTCCATGAGCGACTGGCACAACCCTTCGGAAGTTCAGTGCATTCTGCTGGGATTGGCTCTGGTGGCTTCGATGCCGATCGCCGGTTCTTCCGCCGCCTGGACGCAATCGGCCGATGGTGATCTGGCGCTCGGGTTGGGACTGATTCTCGGTTCAACTTTACTTAGTCCGATCACCACGCCGATCTCGCTCTACTTCACTCGCCCCATGGCCGAGGGGGAGTATCTCGATTTACTCAATTCGTTCTGCGGCTCCGAGACCATGTTGTTTATGCTCACTTTCGTTCTGCTGCCGACGCTATTGGGAATTAGCGTGCGGATGCTGGCCGGTGCGGCTCGGCTGGCAAACGTCCTTCCCCGGCTGAAACTTCTGAACACGGCCATTCTGCTGACTCTGTGCTATTCGAATGCCGCGATTTCGTTACCTCAGACTATCGCCGAGCCCGATTGGGATTTCCTGTTGATCACGCTATTGTTTGTTTGCGGCATGTGCGGCATCGGTTTCGGCACCGGCTACGGATTGTCGAGGCTCCTGAAATCGCCGCGCGAGCAACGCTTGGCCCTGATGTACGGCCTGGGCATGAGCAACAACGGCACGGCCCTGGTGATTGCTTCGATGACCGTCTCTTCTCACCCCCGGGTGCTGTTGCCGGTGATCTTCTACAACTTGGTGCAGCATCTGTTTGCCGGTTGGGTGCTGCAGGCGAATGAAGCCCCGGAAGAGTCGGCCGGGAAATGA
- the thrC gene encoding threonine synthase has translation MPFVPDFVKGLQCKVCGKLYPKSPVNFCSDDFGPLEVVYDYDAIQPCISREKIEMRPRNMWRYRELLPLDGEPTVGPQVGGTPLIRADRLADALGVEKLWIKNDAVNFPTLSFKDRVVSVALSKAREFGFRTVGCASTGNLANSVAANAAAAGLEAYILVPADLERAKILGTSIYGAKVIAVQGTYDEVNRLCTQVAFKYGWGFVNINLRPFYAEGSKSMGFEIAEDLGWRVPQHVVAPMAGGSLIGKLHKAFHELYRVGLIDKAPTTKMYGAQATGCNPISDCVKSNRDRHKPIRKPNTICKSLAIGDPADGPFSAKLIRETGGWAEDVSDTEIVEAMQLLAQTEGIFAETAGGTTLAVCRKLIEQGRIPRNEEIVICITGNGLKTQDAIFEAVEQPVVIRPTLDDFIPLVDSVPVLS, from the coding sequence GTGCCGTTTGTTCCCGATTTCGTGAAGGGCCTGCAGTGTAAAGTCTGCGGCAAGCTCTACCCCAAATCCCCCGTCAATTTCTGCTCGGATGATTTCGGACCTCTGGAAGTCGTGTACGATTACGACGCCATCCAGCCCTGCATCAGCCGGGAGAAAATCGAGATGCGGCCGCGCAACATGTGGCGCTATCGGGAACTCTTACCTCTGGACGGCGAACCGACCGTGGGACCGCAGGTCGGTGGCACCCCGCTGATTCGGGCTGACCGGCTGGCCGATGCCTTGGGCGTGGAAAAACTCTGGATCAAGAACGACGCCGTGAATTTCCCCACTCTTTCCTTCAAGGATCGGGTGGTTTCGGTCGCGCTGAGCAAAGCCCGCGAATTCGGCTTCCGAACCGTCGGCTGCGCTTCGACCGGCAACCTGGCTAACAGTGTGGCCGCTAACGCCGCCGCCGCCGGACTGGAAGCCTATATTCTGGTTCCCGCCGATCTCGAACGTGCCAAGATTCTGGGCACTAGTATCTACGGCGCGAAAGTGATTGCCGTGCAGGGCACCTACGACGAAGTCAATCGCCTCTGCACTCAGGTGGCCTTCAAATACGGCTGGGGCTTCGTGAACATCAACCTGCGGCCCTTCTACGCCGAAGGCTCCAAGAGCATGGGCTTCGAAATCGCCGAAGACCTCGGCTGGCGCGTGCCGCAGCACGTTGTCGCACCGATGGCCGGGGGAAGTCTCATCGGCAAGCTGCACAAAGCTTTTCACGAACTCTATCGTGTCGGCCTGATCGACAAAGCGCCAACCACCAAGATGTACGGCGCGCAGGCCACCGGCTGCAATCCGATTTCCGACTGCGTGAAAAGCAATCGCGACCGGCACAAGCCGATCCGCAAGCCGAACACCATTTGCAAGAGTCTGGCGATCGGCGACCCGGCCGATGGACCGTTCTCCGCCAAGCTGATTCGGGAAACCGGCGGCTGGGCCGAAGATGTGAGCGATACGGAAATTGTGGAAGCCATGCAGCTGCTGGCACAGACCGAAGGGATCTTCGCCGAGACAGCCGGCGGCACCACTCTGGCCGTTTGCCGTAAACTAATTGAACAGGGCCGAATTCCCCGTAACGAAGAAATCGTCATCTGCATCACCGGCAACGGTTTGAAGACGCAGGACGCCATCTTCGAAGCGGTCGAGCAGCCAGTTGTGATCCGTCCGACGCTGGACGATTTCATCCCGCTGGTCGATTCGGTACCGGTGCTGTCGTAA
- a CDS encoding beta-propeller domain-containing protein: MRFTLSCFLLLGLGNWLTTPTRGEEPAKITHSFLATGGETYLLDGSGKELWKYPGSTRDGWVLPNGHILLALSKSKEHPHGAIVEVTRENKVVFQFEGSQSEVNTAQALENGNYLLTEAGDKPRLMEVNPQGKVVVDVPLKAQTKDHHLQTRMARKLPNGNYLVPQLLDQVVREYNAKGEVVWEAKTPNWAFTAIRLPDGHTLIGCTHGNQIVEVDAKGQKVWELNNDDLPNKPIKDACGVQRLPNGHTVFTSYAARPGELKLLEVTPDKKIVWTYTDKRGAGIHTFQILDTNGKVLDGPAMK; this comes from the coding sequence ATGCGCTTTACTCTCTCCTGTTTTTTGTTACTGGGACTTGGGAACTGGTTAACAACTCCCACCCGCGGCGAAGAGCCCGCGAAAATCACCCATTCTTTCCTGGCCACCGGAGGCGAGACCTATCTGCTCGATGGTTCGGGCAAGGAACTCTGGAAATATCCCGGTTCCACTCGCGATGGCTGGGTACTGCCCAACGGCCATATCCTATTGGCCCTTTCCAAATCGAAAGAGCATCCGCACGGGGCGATTGTCGAAGTGACCCGTGAAAACAAGGTCGTTTTTCAATTCGAAGGTTCCCAATCGGAAGTGAATACCGCGCAGGCTCTGGAAAACGGCAATTACCTGCTCACTGAAGCGGGCGACAAGCCCCGCTTGATGGAAGTAAATCCTCAAGGAAAAGTTGTCGTGGATGTGCCGTTGAAGGCTCAGACCAAGGACCACCATTTGCAAACCCGCATGGCCCGCAAACTGCCCAACGGAAACTATTTGGTGCCTCAGCTTCTGGATCAGGTGGTGCGCGAATACAACGCGAAGGGCGAGGTGGTCTGGGAAGCCAAGACCCCTAATTGGGCCTTTACGGCCATTCGTCTCCCCGATGGTCATACGCTCATCGGCTGCACGCACGGCAATCAGATTGTCGAAGTGGATGCCAAGGGACAGAAGGTTTGGGAACTCAATAACGATGACCTTCCGAATAAGCCGATCAAGGATGCCTGCGGTGTGCAACGGTTACCCAACGGCCATACGGTTTTCACCAGCTACGCCGCCCGGCCGGGGGAATTGAAGCTGCTGGAAGTTACACCTGACAAGAAAATCGTGTGGACCTACACGGACAAACGCGGCGCAGGCATTCACACGTTTCAGATCCTGGATACTAACGGGAAAGTGCTGGACGGCCCGGCGATGAAATAG
- a CDS encoding ATP-binding protein, translating into MTITNRVSVFFQITLALILIGFSLLLYFLKQNHEFSHASERLSAAINTLAAAVEDEPEGLEWDRAAHDLHFFADGEQIHWAIWDENDALVDSSDLPSAEQMRKDRNRLTWNGQDLTELERADRILTGRHLQSKNISATTPIADARRHHYSLMIYAGLSKNAIHESLRNLASLLSGISLSVWLATFFVNRWICRRALRPLSRMAAVAREISTEDLADRLPHPQTRDELEELGTSFNDLLSRVHDAYERQKQFAGEASHQLRTPLTVLKGSIDVALRRERPVEEYQRVLRLLGQKVENLQSITEMLLFLARSDSEKQAIMMSEIDLAVWLPVFLEETREHYSQRKLELSFRDEKSVVVSAHAGLLGQLLGNLIDNANKHSPLEFPIRLEVAASDSAATIAVIDRGPGIAAHDLSRIFEPFYRSEESRNAGLPGVGLGLAVAQRLAKTMGAQLSVTSTPGQGSRFQILFPLLIVQEEGTCDPVISQEV; encoded by the coding sequence ATGACCATCACCAACCGCGTTTCGGTTTTCTTTCAAATCACCCTGGCGCTGATTCTGATCGGCTTTTCTTTACTGCTTTATTTTCTCAAGCAGAACCACGAATTTTCCCATGCGAGCGAACGGCTCTCGGCCGCCATCAATACGCTGGCCGCCGCAGTGGAAGATGAACCGGAAGGACTGGAATGGGATCGGGCCGCGCACGATCTGCATTTCTTCGCTGATGGCGAGCAGATCCATTGGGCCATCTGGGATGAGAACGACGCTCTCGTCGATTCTTCCGATCTGCCCAGCGCAGAGCAAATGCGAAAAGATCGAAATCGGCTGACCTGGAACGGGCAGGATTTGACCGAGTTGGAACGAGCGGATCGAATTTTGACCGGTCGTCACCTGCAATCGAAAAATATCTCGGCCACTACGCCCATCGCCGATGCGCGCCGGCATCACTATTCGCTGATGATCTATGCCGGGCTGTCGAAAAATGCCATTCACGAGAGTCTCCGCAATCTCGCGTCGCTGTTGAGCGGCATTTCGTTGTCGGTCTGGCTGGCGACCTTTTTTGTGAACCGCTGGATCTGTCGACGGGCCTTACGCCCTCTGAGCCGGATGGCCGCGGTGGCCCGAGAAATTTCCACGGAAGATCTGGCGGATCGCCTGCCGCATCCGCAAACCCGGGATGAACTGGAAGAGCTGGGTACGAGCTTCAACGATCTTTTGAGCCGGGTGCACGATGCCTATGAACGCCAGAAGCAATTTGCCGGCGAAGCTTCGCATCAGTTACGCACGCCGTTAACCGTGCTGAAAGGTTCGATTGATGTCGCCCTGCGCCGCGAGCGCCCCGTGGAAGAGTATCAGCGCGTCCTGCGTCTGCTCGGCCAGAAAGTGGAAAATCTGCAATCGATTACGGAGATGCTGTTATTTCTGGCTCGTTCCGACTCGGAGAAGCAGGCGATCATGATGTCAGAGATCGACCTCGCCGTCTGGCTGCCGGTTTTTCTCGAGGAGACCCGGGAACATTACTCGCAACGAAAATTGGAATTATCGTTCCGCGACGAGAAGTCGGTCGTGGTCTCGGCCCATGCCGGTCTTTTGGGCCAGTTGCTGGGCAACCTGATCGACAACGCCAATAAACATTCCCCGCTGGAATTTCCGATTCGTCTGGAAGTGGCGGCGAGCGACTCAGCCGCGACGATTGCCGTCATCGACCGTGGGCCTGGGATCGCCGCCCACGATCTGTCCAGAATTTTCGAACCGTTTTACCGCTCCGAAGAGAGCCGGAATGCCGGTCTGCCCGGCGTCGGGCTCGGACTGGCCGTCGCTCAACGCCTTGCGAAAACGATGGGCGCTCAGTTGTCGGTCACTAGCACGCCCGGACAGGGAAGTCGCTTTCAGATTCTGTTCCCGTTGTTGATCGTTCAGGAGGAAGGAACCTGTGATCCCGTTATCTCTCAGGAAGTTTAA
- a CDS encoding RNA polymerase sigma factor, with amino-acid sequence MSNMRVGAIVQHLRQLMEEDRYRQASDGQLLQGILVLSDPGAFEELIRRHGPMVSAVLNRSLGNIQDAEDGFQATFLILARKAHSLRQQSSLGSFLHGIALRVALQTHRARIRREKHEKNAVREISSSSPPQDAIRNEIKTLLDEEIQKLPEKYREAFCLCILEQKTISETAARLGIKEATVSSRLTWARQRLGLRLKKRGVDLSALLASATLAGSASATLIQSTVQIGLAFAIRKVALSSVTSASVAGLVQGVTKMVILQRIMSVSAAVVLLGVLGYGVQAGLSSVPGKPESDKVPEPLVVNEPQDDAKDQKVTLKGTVSLPNGQPARGVKLLCDPKVVTLVNPQKEGAAEIELPEGKFEIRADAGSGEFLVFRLSNYGFMHVAINSLDTTQEAKIVMPKEEIIRGTVQFENNRFAEGAKLIPVRISKFSKGRKEFLNLLIQSNNIRDSEDNTQGINQTLDISKNPELLKSIGEIVSDSQGNFTIRGIAEDRVVEFRLAGDKIVEKELKIVTTKYLDVARLNRLKSFYNPFLSVIVETPRQIRGRIMSQNKHGLSHIEVSLWKEQILGRSGIKPVSTPTELMVSSITDRDGKFALKVPEGQPSENYFLLLRMSSDYPIDLEYGIIPTWSKLEAQVIPQYFEKELSTTTLIAGSVKDEITGKKLPGFIQIEPLFGSKTEEKNDIPIHLTNLQLSNYISRIDNEGKYRLALEPGLYLLTAHIQSNSSNIAAFAQPYPLATPDPRYPDYFTQEAEGWSFFKAQGGIAKLRGHFAKVIEVKKDTKKINQNILLEPAKAKTLSFLDENGQPISGVKAISSGPALRYIDPDANRGTLRTFEIDVSALSVKPDQALEGNRCKLYNLGKIPQTVIAIQTEKKLAGIFKISDKDPEIINLKLLPLTTVKLQPQYNIDSTKYQLEPNISLIYTHELLSSFLSNKDLQTLILPPSKKQNGQIMIADVIPGTEFFITIAKKDPTYILAPYVFGELAAGSFGGARGGPGGPLIGRRRGPTGGFGGGFREDEEDREKKSYGYGQSRYLSKMRMENDKTSPPLFTAQPGKTLDLGEMSYNLEKGYFEPVAKKK; translated from the coding sequence ATGTCGAACATGCGAGTAGGCGCGATCGTCCAGCATTTGCGTCAGCTGATGGAAGAGGATCGTTATCGTCAGGCGAGCGACGGCCAGTTGCTGCAGGGGATACTGGTCCTGTCCGATCCCGGGGCGTTTGAAGAGCTGATTCGCCGTCATGGTCCGATGGTGAGTGCGGTGCTGAATCGTTCGCTGGGGAATATCCAGGATGCCGAGGATGGTTTTCAGGCGACGTTTTTGATTTTGGCCCGCAAGGCTCATTCCCTTCGACAGCAGTCTTCGCTGGGGAGTTTTCTGCACGGCATCGCCTTGAGAGTCGCCTTGCAGACGCACCGCGCCCGAATCCGCCGGGAAAAGCACGAGAAGAATGCCGTTCGAGAAATAAGTTCTTCCAGTCCTCCGCAGGACGCGATTCGCAACGAGATAAAGACTCTCCTGGATGAGGAAATTCAGAAGCTGCCGGAGAAGTATCGAGAGGCTTTCTGTCTTTGCATTTTAGAGCAGAAGACGATAAGCGAAACGGCCGCTCGTCTCGGGATTAAGGAAGCCACGGTCAGCAGCCGTTTAACTTGGGCCCGGCAGCGACTGGGGCTACGATTGAAGAAGCGCGGCGTCGATTTGAGCGCCCTCCTAGCCTCCGCAACTTTGGCTGGCTCGGCTTCGGCAACGCTAATTCAATCCACAGTTCAAATCGGTTTAGCCTTTGCCATTCGCAAGGTGGCTCTAAGCAGTGTGACCTCGGCTTCGGTGGCCGGGCTGGTGCAAGGAGTTACCAAGATGGTTATTCTTCAACGGATTATGTCCGTCAGTGCGGCGGTGGTGTTGCTGGGTGTGCTGGGCTACGGCGTGCAGGCCGGGCTAAGTTCGGTGCCTGGAAAACCGGAGTCCGACAAAGTACCAGAACCGCTGGTGGTGAATGAGCCCCAGGACGATGCAAAAGATCAGAAGGTAACTTTGAAGGGCACAGTAAGTCTGCCCAATGGTCAACCCGCGCGGGGAGTGAAGCTGCTTTGCGATCCGAAGGTGGTAACGCTGGTGAATCCGCAGAAGGAAGGGGCTGCCGAAATCGAGTTGCCCGAAGGGAAGTTTGAAATTCGGGCGGATGCGGGTAGCGGAGAGTTTTTAGTCTTCCGTCTGTCGAATTATGGATTCATGCATGTGGCGATTAATTCTCTAGATACGACTCAGGAAGCGAAGATTGTAATGCCGAAGGAGGAGATCATCCGCGGGACGGTGCAATTTGAGAACAACCGTTTTGCCGAGGGTGCAAAGCTGATTCCGGTGCGGATATCGAAGTTCAGCAAGGGGAGAAAGGAGTTTCTGAATTTATTGATTCAGTCAAATAACATTCGGGATTCAGAGGATAACACTCAGGGTATCAATCAGACTTTAGACATTTCGAAAAACCCAGAACTTTTGAAGAGTATCGGAGAGATCGTCAGCGATTCGCAAGGGAATTTCACAATTCGAGGAATTGCGGAAGATCGAGTTGTCGAGTTTCGGTTAGCAGGCGATAAGATTGTTGAGAAGGAACTCAAGATTGTAACGACAAAATATCTGGATGTCGCGAGACTCAATCGCCTGAAATCATTCTATAACCCATTCTTATCCGTGATCGTTGAAACACCTCGTCAAATTCGCGGACGTATTATGAGTCAAAATAAACATGGATTATCGCATATAGAAGTATCATTATGGAAGGAACAAATTCTAGGTCGGAGTGGCATCAAACCGGTTTCTACCCCTACAGAATTGATGGTTAGTTCCATTACGGATCGGGATGGAAAGTTTGCTTTAAAAGTACCTGAAGGGCAACCGTCAGAAAATTATTTCCTCCTACTACGTATGTCGTCTGATTATCCTATTGATCTCGAGTATGGAATTATTCCCACTTGGTCCAAACTGGAGGCTCAAGTGATTCCTCAATACTTCGAGAAAGAATTGTCGACAACAACTCTCATCGCTGGAAGCGTAAAAGATGAGATTACTGGAAAAAAACTCCCTGGCTTTATCCAGATCGAACCTTTATTTGGCAGTAAAACGGAAGAAAAAAATGACATTCCTATTCATTTAACGAATCTCCAATTGTCGAATTATATTTCACGCATCGATAACGAAGGGAAATATCGATTGGCTTTGGAGCCCGGATTGTACCTTCTTACCGCGCACATTCAGTCTAATTCTTCCAATATAGCAGCTTTTGCCCAGCCCTATCCTCTCGCAACACCAGATCCTCGCTATCCCGATTATTTTACTCAGGAGGCGGAAGGATGGAGTTTTTTTAAAGCCCAAGGGGGTATCGCGAAGCTTCGCGGCCATTTCGCAAAAGTTATAGAGGTTAAAAAAGATACGAAGAAAATTAATCAAAACATCTTGCTCGAACCTGCGAAAGCAAAAACTCTTTCTTTTCTCGACGAGAATGGACAACCTATTTCAGGCGTGAAAGCCATCAGTTCTGGTCCAGCACTCCGATATATCGATCCAGACGCTAATAGGGGGACTTTGCGAACATTTGAAATAGATGTAAGCGCCTTAAGTGTAAAACCCGATCAGGCTCTCGAAGGAAATCGGTGTAAACTCTACAATCTTGGGAAAATTCCGCAAACCGTTATTGCAATACAAACAGAAAAAAAATTGGCTGGTATTTTTAAGATATCTGATAAAGACCCCGAGATCATCAACCTAAAGCTGCTGCCATTAACAACGGTCAAGCTTCAGCCGCAATACAATATAGACTCCACCAAATATCAACTCGAACCAAATATATCGTTAATCTATACGCATGAACTATTATCTAGTTTTCTATCAAACAAAGATCTTCAGACTCTGATATTACCGCCTAGCAAAAAGCAAAATGGTCAGATAATGATTGCAGACGTAATACCCGGAACGGAATTTTTCATTACGATCGCCAAAAAAGATCCGACATATATTCTTGCACCATATGTATTCGGAGAATTGGCCGCAGGATCTTTTGGTGGAGCACGAGGTGGACCTGGGGGACCACTCATTGGGCGTAGAAGAGGTCCTACGGGTGGATTTGGAGGGGGTTTTCGTGAGGACGAAGAAGATCGCGAAAAGAAGAGTTATGGATACGGGCAGTCCCGTTACCTGAGCAAAATGCGAATGGAAAACGATAAAACCTCGCCTCCCCTCTTCACCGCCCAACCCGGCAAGACGCTCGATCTCGGCGAGATGAGCTACAACCTCGAGAAGGGCTACTTCGAGCCCGTGGCCAAGAAGAAGTAA